A region from the Panicum hallii strain FIL2 chromosome 1, PHallii_v3.1, whole genome shotgun sequence genome encodes:
- the LOC112872740 gene encoding amino acid transporter AVT6A-like: MGLGNGSSSDVPFASHKAMQDETTPLLPIKAEEDAVHEFNGASFSGAVFNLSTTIVGAGIMALPASIKMLGLIPGILMIVLVALLTEASIDMLVRCSHQGKITSYGWLMGDTFGQWGRIALQVSVVINNIGVLIVYMIIIGDVLSGTSTTGVHHSGIFEGWFGPHVWNSRPVVLLATTLLVFAPLVSFKRLDSLRYTSALSVALAVVFVVITAGVAIVRLVEGTVEIPKLFPEIDGISSVWKLFTAVPVLVTAYICHYNVHSIDNELEDKTQIKPIVQTSLGLCSSVYIATSFFAYLLFGEATLADVLANFDSDLRIPFSSVFNDIVRVSYVVHIMLVFPIVFFALRLNLDGLLFPTARHISCDNRRFTIITVSLLAVIYVAAIFIPSIWDAFQFTGATAAVLIGFIFPAMIILRDPYGVSTNRDKILAVTMIVLAVVSNSVALYSDTLNIFYRKQEA, from the exons ATGGGGCTTGGGAATGGATCATCGAGCGATGTGCCATTCGCGTCACACAAGGCGATGCAAGATGAGACCACTCCGCTTCTCCCGATCAAAGCTGAGGAGGACGCAGTTCACGAGTTCAACGGAGCTTCTTTCTCTGGTGCAGTGTTCAATCTGTCAACGACCATAGTAGGGGCTGGGATCATGGCTCTGCCAGCGAGTATCAAGATGCTAGGCCTCATCCCTGGTATTCTGATGATTGTCCTTGTGGCATTGCTCACTGAGGCATCCATTGACATGCTGGTCAGGTGCAGCCACCAGGGCAAGATAACATCCTATGGGTGGTTGATGGGTGACACTTTTGGGCAGTGGGGGAGGATTGCACTGCAGGTGTCTGTGGTGATAAACAACATTGGCGTGTTGATTGTATACATGATTATAATCG GGGATGTCCTATCAGGAACATCAACAACTGGCGTTCATCACAGTGGCATCTTTGAGGGGTGGTTTGGACCTCATGTATGGAATTCTCGCCCCGTTGTTCTCCTTGCCACAACTCTTCTTGTGTTTGCTCCATTGGTGAGCTTCAAGCGTTTGG ATTCATTGAGATACACATCTGCGCTATCAGTTGCTCTTGCTGTGGTTTTTGTTGTCATCACTGCTGGAGTTGCAATTGTCAGACTCGTCGAAGGAACTGTGGAGATCCCCAAACTATTTCCTGAGATAGATGGAATTAGTTCCGTCTGGAAATTGTTCACAGCTGTCCCTGTTCTTGTTACTGCCTACATCTGCCACTACAATG TTCACAGCATTGACAATGAGCTGGAGGACAAAACTCAAATTAAACCAATTGTGCAAACTTCACTGGGACTCTGCTCAAGTGTTTACATTGCAACAAGTTTCTTCGCATATCTCCTCTTTGGTGAGGCTACCCTGGCTGACGTGCTCGCCAATTTTGACTCCGATCTTCGCATTCCATTTAGCTCTGTGTTCAACGATATAGTGAGAGTGAGCTATGTGGTCCATATCATGCTCGTCTTTCCTATAGTCTTCTTTGCCCTTAGGCTCAACTTGGATGGGTTGCTCTTTCCCACCGCGAGGCACATTTCTTGTGACAACAGAAGGTTCACCATCATCACAGTCTCACTCCTTGCTGTGATTTATGTTGCTGCCATTTTCATACCAAGCATCTGGGATGCGTTCCAATTCACTGGCGCCACAGCTGCTGTGCTTATTGGTTTCATCTTTCCTGCCATGATTATACTCAG GGACCCTTATGGTGTTTCAACCAATCGCGACAAAATTTTGGCTGTAACCATGATTGTGCTTGCTGTGGTCTCAAACTCTGTAGCCCTGTACAGCGACACGCTTAATATCTTCTACAGGAAACAGGAGGCCTAG
- the LOC112891357 gene encoding protein STRUBBELIG-RECEPTOR FAMILY 8 has product MEALAAALAAGLLLALAAGPAGADTDSADAAALGNLYTSWNSPSQLAGWSAGGGDPCGAAWQGVTCSGAGVTEIKLPGMGLDGSLGYELSNLFSLKTLDLSSNNLHGSVPYQLPPNLTYLNLASNNFSGNLPYSITNMASIEYLNLSHNSLSNQMGDLFGNLNSLSELDVSFNKLTGDLPNSIGSLSNLSSLYMQNNQFTGSVNVLRGLSPALTTLNIANNNFSGWIPQEFSSIPDLTLGGNSFANGPAPPPPPFMPPPPQRPRNRPKHPQGQGDAPKGSESPTIQSDKKQGLGTGPLVGIIAGSIVAALCVLLLLVCCMRVQKRKDDTSSETKDFVGPLTVNIERASSREIPEQSLENSSIAAVKLPHPEKMTPERVYGKNGSMRKTKVPITATPYTVASLQVATNSFCQDSLLGEGSLGRVYKADFPNGKVLAVKKIDSAALSLQEEDNFLEAVSSMSRLRHPNIVPLTGYCVEHGQRLLVYEYIGNGTLQDMLHFTDEMSRKLTWNIRVRIALGTARALEYLHEVCLPSVVHRNFKSSNILLDEEHNPHLSDCGLAALTPNTERQVSTEVFGSFGYSAPEFAMSGIYTVKSDVYSFGVVMLELLTGRKPLDSSRERSEQSLVRWATPQLHDIDALAKMVDPALNGMYPAKSLSRFADIIALCVQPEPEFRPPMSEVVQQLVRLMQRASIVRRQSGEELGFSYRAPEREGDLRDISF; this is encoded by the exons ATGGAGGCGCTGGCTGCCGCATTGGCCGCCGGCCTCCTCCTTGCTctggcggcggggccggcgggaGCCGACACCGACTCGGCTGACG ctgcggcgctggggaatCTCTACACTTCCTGGAACAGCCCGTCGCAGTTGGCCGGCTggtcggccggcggcggcgacccctGCGGCGCGGCGTGGCAGGGCGTCACCTGCTCCGGCGCCGGAGTCACGGAAAT CAAGCTTCCAGGGATGGGACTGGATGGTTCTCTGGGATATGAACTCTCCAACCTGTTTTCTTTGAAGACGTT GGATTTGAGCAGCAACAACTTGCATGGTTCGGTCCCTTATCAGTTGCCCCCAAATCTCACATATCT GAATCTGGCTAGCAACAATTTCTCTGGCAATCTTCCATACTCTATAACAAACATGGCTTCAATTGAGTACCT CAATCTCAGCCACAACTCACTTTCTAATCAAATGGGTGATCTATTTGGAAACCTCAATTCACTTTCAGAATT AGATGTGTCTTTCAACAAATTGACAGGGGACCTTCCCAATTCTATTGGTTCTTTATCAAATCTTTCAAGCCT TTATATGCAGAACAATCAGTTCACAGGTTCTGTCAATGTTCTGCGTGGCCTAAGCCCTGCCCTTACTACATT AAACATTGCAAACAACAATTTCAGTGGTTGGATACCACAAGAATTCAGCTCCATCCCCGATCTAAC ACTTGGAGGAAACTCATTTGCCAATGGACCTGCTCCCCCACCACCACCTTTTATGCCACCACCCCCTCAAAGGCCACGGAATCGCCCTAAGCATCCTCAGGGGCAAGGAGATGCTCCAAAAGGGTCCGAAAGCCCCACCATTCAAAGTGACAAGAAGCAAGGCCTTGGGACAGGTCCGCTTGTGGGGATAATTGCTGGctcgatagttgctgccttatGTGTGCTTCTGCTTTTGGTATGCTGCATGCGTGTTCAGAAAAGAAAGGACGATACCAGCAGTGAAACAAAAGATTTTGTAGGTCCACTAACAGTGAACATAGAGAGAG CTTCTAGTAGGGAAATCCCAGAGCAGAGTCTTGAAAATTCCTCTATAGCAGCTGTGAAACTGCCACATCCTGAGAAAATGACTCCTGAGAGGGTTTATGGTAAAAATGGTTCTATGAGAAAGACGAAGGTCCCCATAACTGCAACTCCTTATACTGTTGCTTCTCTCCAAGTTGCTACTAATAGCTTCTGTCAAGATTCTCTTCTAGGAGAGGGTTCTCTTGGTCGAGTTTACAAGGCTGATTTCCCAAATGGAAAG GTTCTTGCTGTTAAGAAGATAGACAGCGCTGCCCTTTCTTTACAGGAAGAAGACAACTTCCTTGAGGCTGTATCAAGCATGTCCCGACTAAGGCATCCAAACATCGTGCCACTAACAGGATATTGTGTTGAACATGGGCAAAGGCTTCTTGTTTACGAGTACATTGGAAATGGGACGCTGCAGGATATGTTGCACTTCACTGATGAGATGAGCAGGAAGCTTACATGGAACATCCGCGTAAGGATAGCACTAGGCACTGCTCGGGCACTGGA ATACCTGCATGAGGTGTGCTTGCCATCTGTTGTTCATAGAAACTTTAAGTCTTCAAACATCCTACTAGACGAGGAGCATAATCCACATCTATCTGACTGTGGACTTGCTGCCTTGACACCTAATACTGAAAGACAA GTTTCTACTGAAGTATTTGGATCATTTGGATATAGTGCCCCTGAGTTTGCTATGTCTGGAATTTATACTGTAAAGAGTGACGTGTACAGTTTTGGAGTAGTGATGTTAGAGCTATTGACAGGGCGGAAGCCACTAGACAG CTCTAGAGAGAGGTCAGAACAGTCCCTTGTTAGATGGGCTACTCCGCAGCTTCACGATATTGATGCACTCGCTAAGATGGTTGATCCAGCATTAAATGGAATGTACCCAGCTAAATCACTCTCCCGTTTTGCAGACATAATTGCGCTCTGTGTTCAG CCTGAGCCAGAGTTCCGTCCGCCTATGTCAGAGGTTGTTCAGCAACTTGTGCGCCTGATGCAGAGGGCTAGCATAGTGAGGCGGCAATCAGGAGAAGAGCTAGGGTTCTCATACAGAGCCCCAGAACGCGAAGGAGACCTGAGAGACATATCATTCTGA
- the LOC112885616 gene encoding alpha/beta hydrolase domain-containing protein 17C-like: MGAVTSTVAARFAFFPPNPPSYGLEQLPPPPAAAAAPAAGAAAAEGEEVKEKGGGGGGGSSRVVELTGVPRRGNVEARRLRTKRGTEVVAMHVRQAGAKLTLLYSHGNAADLGQMYELFVELSSHLNVNLMGYDYSGYGQSSGKPSEQNTYADIEAVYRCLIETYGASEDNIILYGQSVGSGPTLDLASRLTRLRAVVLHSPILSGLRVMYPVKHTYWFDIYKNIDKIPLVRCPVLVIHGTADEVVDCSHGRALWELAKVKYEPLWIKGGNHCNLELYPEYIKHLKKFVGAIEKSPPPPPIDESMEASRPSDRAPMEPECTAEDSRKSTDCRDKTRSIVDHRHSTDRREKARGSTDRRDKGRKSVDHPEKPRASVDQSDRPRKSVDRFGGMMKSVRLCNIDCFKVTATSGS, translated from the exons atgGGCGCCGTCACCTCGACGGTCGCGgcccgcttcgccttcttcccGCCGAACCCGCCGTCGTACGGGTTGGAGCAactgccgccgccccctgccgccgctgcggcgccggcggcgggggcggcggcagcggagggggaggaggtgaAGGAgaaggggggcggcggcggcggaggtagcAGCAGGGTGGTGGAGCTCACGGGCGTGCCGCGGAGGGGCAACGTGGAGGCGCGGCGGCTGCGGACGAAGCGGGGCACGGAGGTGGTCGCGATGCACGTGCGCCAGGCGGGCGCCAAGCTCACGCTGCTCTACTCCCACGGCAACGCCGCCGACCTCGGCCAGATGTACGAGCTCTTCGTCGAGCTCAGCTCGCACCTCAACGTCAACCTCATGGG CTATGACTATTCTGGTTATGGGCAATCCTCTGGGAAG CCTAGTGAGCAAAACACTTATGCTGATATAGAAGCTGTATACAGATGCCTCATAGAAACCTATGGAGCTTCTGAGGATAATATCATTCTTTATGGTCAATCAGTGGGCAGTGGTCCTACACTGGATTTAGCATCCCGATTAACTCGTTTGAGAGCAGTTGTCCTACATAGCCCCATTTTGTCTGGCTTAAGAGTGATGTATCCTGTAAAACATACATACTGGTTTGACATATACAAG AATATCGACAAAATTCCATTAGTCAGGTGTCCTGTGCTAGTGATACAT GGTACAGCGGATGAGGTTGTTGACTGTTCCCACGGGAGGGCACTGTGGGAACTTGCTAAGGTGAAGTACGAGCCGCTATGGATCAAAGGCGGAAACCACTGTAATCTTGAACTGTACCCGGAATACATCAAGCACCTGAAGAAGTTTGTGGGGGCCATAGAGAAATCGCCACCTCCGCCTCCGATCGACGAGTCTATGGAGGCATCGCGCCCGTCGGACCGTGCCCCGATGGAACCCGAATGCACAGCGGAGGATTCGAGGAAAAGCACAGACTGCCGGGACAAGACGAGGTCAATCGTAGATCACAGACACAGCACGGATCGGCGGGAGAAGGCAAGGGGCAGCACGGATCGGCGGGACAAGGGCAGGAAGAGCGTGGACCACCCCGAGAAGCCCCGGGCTAGCGTCGACCAGTCCGATCGGCCGAGGAAAAGCGTTGACCG GTTTGGTGGCATGATGAAGTCGGTGAGGCTGTGCAATATCGACTGTTTCAAGGTGACAGCAACTTCCGGGAGCTGA
- the LOC112885626 gene encoding biogenesis of lysosome-related organelles complex 1 subunit 2, whose translation MASSNPAVAEAAGQRDELSESLAELFSNVSVMVRGELQGTNNQLALLEKMNDRVAQEYSNYGDVAAGLRVFVEQLNEKNRGFEEYVSQIDAIDQQVTEFEAVVSMLDKHVALLEKKVKSAYHISPSTQ comes from the exons ATGGCGAGTTCGAACccggcggtggcggaggcggcgggccAGCGGGACGAGCTTTCCGAGTCGCTGGCCGAGCTCTTCTCCAACGTATCCGTCATGGTCCGCGGCGAGCTCCAG GGGACTAACAATCAGCTGGCTCTGCTTGAGAAGATGAATGACCGCGTAGCACAGGAATACAGCAACTATGGTGATGTTGCTGCTGGTCTGCGAGTCTTTGTGGAGCAGCTGAACGAGAAAAACCGAGGCTTTGAGGAGTACGTTTCGCAGATTGATGCgattgatcaacaggtgactGAGTTCGAGGCGGTGGTGTCCATGCTCGACAAGCATGTTGCCCTCTTGGAAAAGAAAGTAAAATCCGCCTACCACATTTCTCCTTCTACCCAATGA
- the LOC112877694 gene encoding E3 ubiquitin-protein ligase SIRP1-like, with product MAEFAGDDPFGIGFGFGFDFEDDGNYDPFDDYGGDGDECEGLIGGPVVADGDGEEFCISGFAFRDGDAEGADVLMGEDHTSQLSDEDPILETLGRSFDSDEREAVIEEAADDDDDGIGLMLSGFSLDPRLVVGGFQTLVDTDEAVTSDDDMGEGEGLVLGGVDLVAPRVVRPGWMVMGAADTDDADLNLLEMISGHVGEAARRLPASRAAVEGLQEVVLSEEEASHGCAVCKDCIAAGLSVLRLPCKHYFHAECIRPWLAIRNTCPVCRFELPTGNAEYDRRQSSTRTASMVQQGAPVQSGGASAGNGARVGAGDAAECSGENRPEQGAT from the coding sequence ATGGCGGAGTTCGCCGGCGACGACCCCTTCGGCATCGGCTTCGGGTTCGGCTTCGACTTCGAGGACGACGGCAACTACGACCCATTCGACGACTACGGCGGCGACGGAGATGAGTGCGAGGGACTAATCGGCGGCCCCGTCGtcgccgacggcgacggcgaggagtTCTGCATCTCAGGTTTCGCCTTCCGCGACGGAGACGCCGAAGGGGCCGACGTCCTCATGGGCGAGGACCACACGTCCCAGCTCTCCGACGAGGATCCCATTCTCGAAACCCTAGGCCGCTCCTTCGATTCCGACGAGCGGGAGGCTGTCATCGAGGAGGctgccgacgacgacgacgatgggATCGGGCTTATGCTGAGCGGATTCAGCCTCGATCCGCGGCTGGTCGTTGGAGGCTTCCAGACGCTGGTGGACACCGATGAGGCGGTCACCAGCGACGACGATATGGGCGAGGGGGAAGGGCTCGTGCTGGGCGGGGTCGACCTCGTGGCGCCACGGGTCGTGCGGCCCGGCTGGATGGTGATGGGCGCCGCGGACACCGACGACGCCGACTTGAACCTTCTCGAGATGATCTCGGGGCACGTTGGGGAAGCCGCGCGGCGGCTGCCGGCGTCCCGCGCAGCGGTGGAGGGTTTACAGGAGGTTGTGCTCAGCGAAGAGGAGGCCTCGCACGGTTGTGCCGTGTGCAAGGATTGCATTGCGGCGGGGCTGAGTGTCCTAAGGCTCCCCTGCAAGCACTACTTCCATGCAGAGTGCATCAGGCCGTGGCTCGCCATCAGGAACACTTGCCCCGTGTGCCGGTTTGAGCTCCCCACTGGTAATGCTGAGTATGATCGGCGACAGAGCAGTACCCGTACTGCATCCATGGTCCAACAAGGGGCACCAGTGCAG
- the LOC112891363 gene encoding lycopene beta cyclase, chloroplastic: MAAAALLLRTHHHPCKPPPPPAAHAPVLCRAAAGTSAGPASAAALRSLAPPTRPELLSLDLPRYDPSRARPVDLAVVGGGPAGLAVAQRVAEAGLSVCAVDPSPALVWPNNYGVWVDEFEAMGLSHCLDTVWPSASVFIDDGRVKSLDRPYARVARRKLKSTMMDRCVANGVVFHQAKVAKAVHYDASSILICDDGVSIPATIVLDATGFSRCLVQYDKPYNPGYQVAYGILAEVDGHPFDIDKMLFMDWRDSHLPEGSEIKERNRRIPTFLYAMPFSPTRIFLEETSLVARPGLAMDDIQERMAARLRHLGIRVRSVEEDERCVIPMGGPLPVLPQRVVGIGGTAGMVHPSTGYMVARTLATAPIVADAIVRFLDTGNGTAGLAGDALSAEVWKQLWPAKRRRQREFFCFGMDILLKLDLEGTRRFFDAFFDLEPHYWHGFLSSRLFLPELLMFGLALFGSASNTSRLEIMAKGTVPLGKMIGNLIQDRDG; encoded by the coding sequence atggccgccgccgccctcctcctccgcacCCACCACCACCCCtgcaagccgccgccgccgcccgcggcgcACGCGCCCGTCCTCTGCCGCGCCGCGGCGGGGACGTCGGCGGGGCCGGCGTCGGCCGCGGCGCTGCGGTCGCTGGCCCCGCCCACGCGGCCGGAGCTGCTGTCCCTCGACCTGCCCCGCTACGACCCGTCGCGCGCCCGCCCCGTGGACCTCGCCGTGGTGGGCGGCGGGCCCGCTGGCCTCGCCGTGGCGCAGCGCGTGGCGGAGGCCGGCCTGTCGGTGTGCGCCGTCGATCCGTCCCCGGCACTCGTGTGGCCCAACAACTACGGCGTGTGGGTGGACGAGTTCGAGGCCATGGGCCTCTCCCACTGCCTCGACACCGTCTGGCCGTCGGCGTCCGTCTTCATCGACGACGGCCGCGTCAAGTCGCTCGACCGCCCCTACGCCCGCGTCGCGCGCCGCAAGCTCAAGTCCACCATGATGGACCGCTGCGTCGCCAACGGCGTCGTCTTCCACCAGGCCAAGGTCGCCAAGGCCGTCCACTACGACGCCTCCTCCATCCTCATCTGCGACGACGGCGTCTCCATCCCGGCCACCATTGTGCTCGACGCCACGGGCTTCTCGCGCTGCCTCGTGCAGTACGACAAGCCCTACAACCCCGGGTACCAGGTCGCCTACGGCATCCTCGCCGAGGTGGACGGCCACCCGTTCGACATCGACAAGATGCTCTTCATGGACTGGCGCGACTCGCACCTCCCCGAAGGGTCGGAGATCAAGGAGCGCAACCGCCGCATCCCCACGTTCCTCTACGCCATGCCGTTCTCGCCCACAAGGATCTTCCTCGAGGAGACGTCGCTCGTCGCGCGCCCGGGCCTCGCCATGGACGACATCCAGGAGCGCATGGCGGCGCGGCTCAGGCACCTGGGGATACGCGTCCGGAGCGTCGAGGAGGACGAGCGCTGCGTCATCCCCATGGGCGGGCCGCTGCCCGTGCTGCCGCAGAGGGTGGTCGGCATCGGCGGCACGGCCGGGATGGTGCACCCGTCCACGGGGTACATGGTGGCGCGCACGCTTGCGACCGCGCCCATCGTGGCGGACGCCATCGTGCGGTTCCTCGACACCGGCAACGGCACGGCCGGCCTCGCCGGGGACGCGCTCTCAGCCGAGGTGTGGAAGCAGCTGTGGCCGGCCAAGAGGCGTCGGCAGAGGGAGTTCTTCTGCTTCGGCATGGACATCCTGCTCAAGCTGGACCTCGAGGGAACGCGGCGCTTCTTCGACGCCTTCTTCGACCTCGAGCCGCACTACTGGCACGGCTTCCTGTCATCCAGGCTGTTCCTGCCGGAGCTCTTGATGTTCGGGCTCGCGCTGTTCGGGAGCGCCTCCAACACGTCGAGGCTGGAGATCATGGCCAAGGGCACCGTGCCTCTTGGCAAGATGATTGGCAACTTGATACAGGACAGAGATGGATGA
- the LOC112885637 gene encoding uncharacterized protein LOC112885637, whose product MRRLGCVGLLLLLAVLLAALSPVVVATARREMLTAASRDDEGRGRAGAVNSLGNNAPAAAAHGGEDVIGRRKDEVVARSQSHRRFRTRRIPASQSQVHFGGRIPFTADYHSVHRHPPTHN is encoded by the exons ATGCGGCGGTTGGGCTGCGTCGGCCTGCTGCTCCTGCTTGCCGTCCTGCTGGCCGCGCTCAGCCCCGTCGTAGTCGCCACCGCACGCAGAG AGATGCTAACGGCGGCGAGCCGCGACGACGAAGGGCGAGGCCGTGCGGGAGCCGTGAACAGCTTAGGAAATAATgcgccggcagcggcggcgcacggTGGGGAAGATGTGATCGGGAGGAGGAAGGATGAGGTGGTGGCGAGGAGCCAGAGCCACCGCCGTTTCAGGACCAGGAGGATCCCTGCCTCGCAGTCGCAGGTTCATTTCGGTGGCCGGATACCCTTCACCGCCGACTACCACTCCGTCCACAGGCACCCGCCCACGCACAACTAG